From Bosea sp. NBC_00550, the proteins below share one genomic window:
- a CDS encoding branched-chain amino acid ABC transporter ATP-binding protein/permease, which produces MPALGHAIGVGALAAALALVPYLSLNDFHLQILFTIGVNYLAAAGLNVLVGYAGQKSLGHAGLFAVGAYTAAIANIEWGINPWLSLVLACGFGAIFGLVIAMPSVRVSGPSLAMVTIGFGIVVEKVVTEWTDIFKGQAGFYGINAPSLGGTSFTNLHWVWFVGALCIATHLMLRSLLAGRYGRAFLAVQMAEPAAQSVGISVVRAKTLAFVISAVTCALAGAVVAQQNQYFNSDFITFNLSIFLLVVVIFGGSGSLYGPLFGAVILTLLDAWLARWPALQHFTYGALLLFSLYLMPNGIAGAVSGLAKRWGRRDRSLPGVAGHSALAAAPAALVGGEILVVKDLYKAYGGIVPVRNVSFAIGAGKVHALIGPNGAGKTTLLNLLSGHVAPDGGSIRFQGHETVGLPAHRVAALGIARTFQNLKLFGDLSALDNVLLGAHLHIETGFAASLLGLPSSRHVEAKARADALALLGDLGLGERAHEPAKSLPYGLQRRLEIARALASRPKLLLLDEPAAGLNPQETHELGEVIRRIQQAGVTVLLIEHHMDLVMGISQHVLVLDYGALIAEGRPEVIRKDPKVVTAYLGAEDDAAVTGDAA; this is translated from the coding sequence GCGCTGGTGCCCTATCTTTCCCTCAACGACTTCCACCTGCAGATCTTGTTCACGATCGGGGTGAACTATCTGGCCGCCGCCGGGCTGAACGTGCTCGTCGGTTATGCCGGCCAGAAATCGCTCGGTCATGCCGGCCTTTTCGCAGTTGGCGCCTATACGGCGGCGATCGCCAATATCGAATGGGGGATCAATCCCTGGCTCTCGCTGGTGCTGGCCTGCGGTTTCGGCGCGATCTTCGGCCTCGTCATCGCCATGCCGTCGGTGCGCGTCTCGGGGCCGAGCCTCGCCATGGTGACGATCGGCTTCGGCATCGTGGTCGAGAAGGTCGTCACGGAGTGGACCGACATCTTCAAGGGCCAGGCCGGCTTCTACGGCATCAACGCACCCTCGCTCGGCGGCACGAGCTTCACGAACCTGCACTGGGTCTGGTTCGTCGGCGCGCTCTGCATCGCGACCCATCTGATGCTACGCTCGCTGCTCGCCGGCCGTTATGGCCGCGCCTTCCTCGCGGTGCAGATGGCGGAGCCGGCGGCGCAGTCGGTCGGCATCTCGGTGGTGCGCGCCAAGACGCTGGCCTTCGTCATCTCGGCCGTGACCTGCGCGCTCGCCGGCGCCGTGGTCGCGCAGCAGAACCAGTATTTCAACTCCGACTTCATCACCTTCAACCTGTCGATCTTCCTGCTGGTGGTGGTGATCTTCGGCGGCTCAGGCTCGCTCTACGGCCCGCTCTTCGGCGCGGTGATCCTGACGCTGCTCGACGCCTGGCTGGCGCGCTGGCCGGCATTGCAGCACTTCACTTACGGCGCCCTGCTGCTGTTCTCGCTCTATCTGATGCCGAACGGCATCGCCGGGGCGGTCTCTGGCCTTGCGAAGCGTTGGGGCAGGCGTGACCGGAGCCTGCCCGGCGTCGCCGGCCACAGCGCTCTGGCCGCGGCGCCCGCGGCGTTGGTGGGCGGTGAAATCCTGGTCGTGAAAGACCTCTACAAGGCCTATGGCGGCATCGTGCCGGTTCGCAACGTCTCCTTCGCGATCGGCGCCGGCAAGGTGCATGCGCTGATCGGCCCGAACGGCGCCGGCAAGACGACCCTGCTCAACCTGCTCTCCGGCCATGTCGCGCCCGATGGCGGTTCGATCAGGTTCCAGGGGCACGAGACGGTCGGCCTGCCGGCGCATCGCGTCGCTGCGCTCGGCATCGCCCGAACCTTCCAGAACCTGAAGCTGTTCGGCGATCTCTCGGCCCTCGACAACGTCCTGCTCGGTGCGCATCTGCACATCGAGACCGGCTTTGCCGCCTCGCTGCTCGGCCTGCCATCGAGCCGTCATGTCGAGGCCAAGGCGCGCGCCGACGCGCTGGCGCTCCTCGGCGACCTCGGCCTCGGCGAGCGCGCTCACGAGCCCGCCAAAAGCCTGCCCTATGGCCTGCAGCGTCGGCTCGAAATCGCCCGCGCTCTCGCCTCGCGGCCGAAGCTTTTGCTGCTCGACGAGCCCGCGGCCGGGCTCAATCCGCAGGAGACGCATGAACTCGGCGAGGTCATTCGCCGCATCCAGCAGGCCGGCGTCACCGTGTTGCTGATCGAGCATCACATGGATCTGGTCATGGGCATCTCGCAGCATGTGCTGGTGCTCGATTACGGCGCATTGATCGCCGAAGGGCGCCCG